DNA sequence from the Rubripirellula tenax genome:
CTTTACGTCGAAACAGGTGCCCCAGGATCGGGATTTTCCCCACCCACGGAATCATCGATTGGCTTTGTAGATTTTCTTCGCGAATCAGGCCACCGATCACAACGCCGCCACCGTCGGGAATCATGATCGTCGTCTGCACTTCGGTTGTTTCTTCTTCCGGAAAGCCGTTCTGCAGAATCTTGCCACCGGAAACTTTGGGCAGCACCGTCATCAGCACATTTCCGTCATCGGTGATCACCGGACGCACGGTCAAAACGATACCAACCTCCAGAAACTCGACGGACTGGACCGTCGTCGTTTGCGTCGTCGTCGAAACAGAATAAGGCAATCGTTGGCCGATCTGGATCTTCGCTTCTTGATGATTGATGACCGACAACTTTGGAGACGCGAGTGTCCGCGAATTGGTACATGACTCGATCATTTCCACCAATCCGGTCAAGTCGTTGCCCTTGATCCGCAGCGCAACAGTTGGTTCGGTTGTCGATCCGTCGGTGAATCCCGTTCCTTGCAATTCAATGCCGCTGTTGTTGACTCGCGCCATAGCAAGCAGGTCGACGCCGTGCCTTTCTTCATTGGTCAAAGAGATTTGCAACACATGGGCTTCGATCAGAACTTGCTTCGGTGGCACATCGATCTGGGCAATGTATTGTGCGATTCGTTGGTGCGCCGCGGCGGTGTCTTCGACCACAAGCACTTCGCGAGTTCGCAATTGGTCCGCCGGCGCCGCTTCGCTGGCAAAGGCATTGCCGACTTGCGACAGCAAGCTTGTCGCCACCGGTTCGATATCTTTCGCGGCGACGTAATCCAGCGGATAGACTTGCAAGAATCGACCCTGCACACGCGGGTCCATGCCAGCCGACGAGGCGCCCGTCACGTACAACAAATTCCCAACACGGTGCCACGAAAACCCGGCGACACCCAAGATGGCATCCAGCACTTCGTCCAACCGCGCGCCACGAATGCTGACGGTGACCGGGCCGGCGATGTCGGGCGCGACGACCAGATTCAATCCGTGGTGGTCGGCAATCATCCGCAGCACCGAAGTTAACTCTGCACCGGTTGCGATCAACGTGACCAGATCATCGGCCGACGACAGATCCACACCCTCGACGGGCGCGGGTCGATTCACCCGAATCAGATCTGCCACCTGCAGCGTCGCCGACGCCGTGACTTCGGCAGCGTCGACCTGTGCGTCCACCTGCTCGATCGTTCCCAGCTTCAACCAATCGGGAATCTCCGAGGCTGAGACGACTTGGCTTTGAGGATCCAAAACGAACGGCGCCGTCGCGGCTTCACCCGTATAGCCCGCCGGTGATTGGGCGTTGATCGACGCGCAGCAAGCAATCCAAAACAACGCGACTCTGCCCAACAAGGATGCTCGAATCAGGTGCATGGATCACTAACGGGTAAAACCTCACAATTGGCTCGATCCGAATAATCGGACCAGTCCACCGCAAGAAGTATCGGCACCTGACCAAACGCGAATCGCGACAATTTCGTCAAAAGAAGCGAGCGCTCACGGTTTCGTTGATTCAGTTTCCCGCAAACCGTTCGCCCGCGTGTTACGATAACCGCCGCTTTTACCAACCCAATGCCCCATTTCGCCCAGGTGGTCGCGTCGTGAAACACGTTCGCTCTTTGCTTTCACTGCACTCCGCTTTCGCGCTCAGTCGACTTTGCTTTCGGTCGCTGCTTTTCGGCATCGCCGTCACGACGATGCCGATCGCGACGTCGTCGCTGTTTGCTGATACGCCCGATGCCGTTGCCTACGACGTCGTCATCTATGGTGGCACCAGCGCAGCGATCACGACGGCGGTTCAAACGAAACGGATGGGCAAGTCGGTCATCGTGGTCTGCCCCGACAAGCACCTCGGCGGTTTGACATCCGGCGGTTTGGGATGGACCGACTCGGGTAACAAGAATGCCGTTGGCGGACTCAGTCGCGATTTTTATCATCGCGTTTGGAAACACTACCAAAACCCCGATGCGTGGAATTGGCAACCGCAATCGGAGTTCGGCACGCGCAATCAAAGTCCACCGGGCCCTGACGGCGATGGCGGGACAATGTGGGTCTTCGAGCCTCATGTTGCCGAGCAAATTTTTGACGACTGGATGGCCGAGTATCAAATCCCCGTCTTTCGCGATCAATGGATCGATCGATCGCCCGGCGGTGTGGTGATGCGAAACGGGCGGATCGAATCTTTTCGTACCCAAAGCGGTCAAACGTACCGTGGCAAGATGTTCGTCGACGTGACGTACGAAGGCGATCTGATGGCCGCTGCCGGCATCGATTACCACGTCGGACGAGAGGCGGCCAAGAAATACGATGAATCGTTTGGCGGTGTCCAAACCGGCGTGTTCCACCATGCTCACTTCTTTGCGAAGCCGATTTCACCCTACGTTGTGCCCAATGATCCGGCCAGCGGACTGTTGCCGCGAATCAGCGCCGATCCACCCGGCAATTTCGCCGACGGCGATAATCGGGTCCAAGCGTATTGTTTCCGGATGTGCTTGACCAACGTCGAAGCGAACCGTCGACCGTTCCCGCGCCCCGCCGGCTATGACGCATCCCAGTACGAATTATTGTTGCGAGTTTTTGAATCGGGATGGCGCGATCAGTTCAAAAAATTCGATCGGATGCCCAATCATAAAACCGACACGAACAACCATGGTCCCTTCAGTACTGACAACATCGGCATGAACTTCGATTATCCCGATGCAGACTATGATCGACGTCGCGAGATCATTGCCGAACACGAAACGTACCAGAAGGGCTTGATGTACTTCATGGCGAACGATCCCAGAGTGCCCGCCGAGGTTCGCAACGCGATGTCAAAGTGGGGACTCCCCAAAGACGAGTTCCCCGACACCGACGGATGGCCACATCAACTGTATGTTCGCGAAGCACGTCGCATGATTGGTGAATACATCATGACCGAGCATGACTGCTTGGACAAAAAGCCAACGCCCGATTCGATCGGCATGGGATCTTACACGCTCGATTCTCACAACGTCCAACGTTACGTCACTCCGGACGGATGGGTCCAAAACGAAGGCGACGTCGGTGTACACACGCCGCGTGCGTACGAGATCGCGTTTGGGTCCATCGTTCCTAAGAAATCTCAGTGCCAAAACCTGCTCGTTCCCGTTTGTGTGTCCTCAAGTCACATGGCGTTCGGGTCGATTCGCATGGAGCCCGTTTTCATGGTTCTGGGCCAATCGGCGGCGACTGCGGCTTGTTTGTCCATCGACCAAGATCAGCCAGTCCAAGACTTACCCTACGAGACGCTCAAGAAGCGGTTGGTCGATGACGGCCAGGTGCTGGAACTAGAATCAACCGATGAACATCCTTCCAATAAAATGGAAGGCGTTGTCATCGATGACTCGCGGGCGATTCTGAAGGGCGCCTGGACACCGTCGCATACCAACAAACCCTTTGTGGACTCGGGGTATCGTCACAACCGAAACATGGCCGACGGAGGAATTTCGGCTACGTTTCAGACTCCTTTGGATACCGGACGCTACCGAGTCCGGATGTCTTATCCGCCCAACTCGAATCGCGCCACCCAGGTTCCCGTAACCGTCGTCCACGATGGTGGTGAAACGACGATTCGGATCAACCAACGTCAACGGCCATCGGTCGATGGGCTCTTCGTCGACTTGGGAATTTTTTCGTTTACGGATTCCGGCGTGGTTCGTGTCGACACCCAGGACACCGATGGCTTCGTTGTGATTGATGCTGTCCAGTTTCGGAAATTGGACGAATAGCGGTGCGGCGAAAATCGGGTTTTCCCCGCTGCAACGCGAACTTGATTCGGCCACGATGTAGAATGAGTGTCCTTCGCAAGAAGATCCAACATCCCGCCCAGTCCCATTCACGGAATTTTTAAGATGAACCGTTTGAACCGCCGTCATTTCCTCGTCACCGCGGTGGCCGCCGGAGCAGCGACGGCGTCGTCGCCAAGCGTGTTGCGAGCAGCTAACGCGAACGGCGAAATCAATCTGGGTTTCATCAGTTGCGGTGGTCGCGCCGGACAGTTGATGGATCAATTCAGCAAGGTCGACGGCGTCAACATCGCCGGACTGTGTGACGTCGACGAAGGCCGGTTAGCGGCGGCGAAAAAGAAGTACTCGAAAGCCGAAACGTTCCAAGACATGCGCGACCTGATCGCCGTCGACAGCATCGATGCGATCGTCGTAGCGACGTGCAACCACTGGCACTGTCTGGCCGCGATTTGGGCGATGGAAGCGGGCAAAGACGTGTACGTTGAAAAACCACTTTCGCATTCACAATGGGAAGGTCGGCAAACCGTCGCAGCGGCGCGCAAGTACAACAAAATTTGTCAAATCGGAACTCAACAACGTTCGGACCCGATGCAGGCCGAGATCAAAAAGTTTCTACATGAAGAAAAAGGACTCGGCGAAATCCAATCGGCGCGAGTCAATCGATACGGCATCCGTGGACCGATCGGCAAACGAGACACGCCGCTGGAAATTGACAAGAATGTCGCCTACGACATGTGGCTCGGCCCGGCCCAAGACCAACCGATCTTTCGCAACAACTTGCACTACGATTGGCACTGGGATTGGAATACCGGCAGCGGCGAGATGGGCAACTGGGG
Encoded proteins:
- a CDS encoding type II secretion system protein GspD — encoded protein: MHLIRASLLGRVALFWIACCASINAQSPAGYTGEAATAPFVLDPQSQVVSASEIPDWLKLGTIEQVDAQVDAAEVTASATLQVADLIRVNRPAPVEGVDLSSADDLVTLIATGAELTSVLRMIADHHGLNLVVAPDIAGPVTVSIRGARLDEVLDAILGVAGFSWHRVGNLLYVTGASSAGMDPRVQGRFLQVYPLDYVAAKDIEPVATSLLSQVGNAFASEAAPADQLRTREVLVVEDTAAAHQRIAQYIAQIDVPPKQVLIEAHVLQISLTNEERHGVDLLAMARVNNSGIELQGTGFTDGSTTEPTVALRIKGNDLTGLVEMIESCTNSRTLASPKLSVINHQEAKIQIGQRLPYSVSTTTQTTTVQSVEFLEVGIVLTVRPVITDDGNVLMTVLPKVSGGKILQNGFPEEETTEVQTTIMIPDGGGVVIGGLIREENLQSQSMIPWVGKIPILGHLFRRKAEESRRNELVVALVTHVIHDCVGPRQQEIIGFEEAVPDFATRELTRIPYPSGLVQ
- a CDS encoding FAD-dependent oxidoreductase, whose amino-acid sequence is MKHVRSLLSLHSAFALSRLCFRSLLFGIAVTTMPIATSSLFADTPDAVAYDVVIYGGTSAAITTAVQTKRMGKSVIVVCPDKHLGGLTSGGLGWTDSGNKNAVGGLSRDFYHRVWKHYQNPDAWNWQPQSEFGTRNQSPPGPDGDGGTMWVFEPHVAEQIFDDWMAEYQIPVFRDQWIDRSPGGVVMRNGRIESFRTQSGQTYRGKMFVDVTYEGDLMAAAGIDYHVGREAAKKYDESFGGVQTGVFHHAHFFAKPISPYVVPNDPASGLLPRISADPPGNFADGDNRVQAYCFRMCLTNVEANRRPFPRPAGYDASQYELLLRVFESGWRDQFKKFDRMPNHKTDTNNHGPFSTDNIGMNFDYPDADYDRRREIIAEHETYQKGLMYFMANDPRVPAEVRNAMSKWGLPKDEFPDTDGWPHQLYVREARRMIGEYIMTEHDCLDKKPTPDSIGMGSYTLDSHNVQRYVTPDGWVQNEGDVGVHTPRAYEIAFGSIVPKKSQCQNLLVPVCVSSSHMAFGSIRMEPVFMVLGQSAATAACLSIDQDQPVQDLPYETLKKRLVDDGQVLELESTDEHPSNKMEGVVIDDSRAILKGAWTPSHTNKPFVDSGYRHNRNMADGGISATFQTPLDTGRYRVRMSYPPNSNRATQVPVTVVHDGGETTIRINQRQRPSVDGLFVDLGIFSFTDSGVVRVDTQDTDGFVVIDAVQFRKLDE
- a CDS encoding Gfo/Idh/MocA family protein translates to MNRLNRRHFLVTAVAAGAATASSPSVLRAANANGEINLGFISCGGRAGQLMDQFSKVDGVNIAGLCDVDEGRLAAAKKKYSKAETFQDMRDLIAVDSIDAIVVATCNHWHCLAAIWAMEAGKDVYVEKPLSHSQWEGRQTVAAARKYNKICQIGTQQRSDPMQAEIKKFLHEEKGLGEIQSARVNRYGIRGPIGKRDTPLEIDKNVAYDMWLGPAQDQPIFRNNLHYDWHWDWNTGSGEMGNWGVHVLDDVRNTVFQDSVSLPKQILGGGGRIAYNDAGQSPNVHFAYFDTGNIPVVIGLSNLPAAPGGKKSPSKPGPDSGYVAYCEGGRYEGQRGRGTAFDNDGKKIRTFKGSGDVKHQANFIEAVRAQDRSLLNADISIGNDSTGWCNLANIAFRAGQSASPDRVSAVDNPQWESLLGEMTDHLKAYDMSLASDEIHVSPLLSLDTKTEQFTGEGSETANAMLRRQYRKGYEVPEIV